Genomic window (Bosea vaviloviae):
TGGGCCGCCAGGGAAAGGGACGCCTCAGGCCTTGCCGCCATCGCCAGGGCGGCCAGGCGCTCCGCCTCGCGCAAGTCCAGCTCCGGGTCCCGACTGGCACCGGTGGTGCGCAGATTCGTATGGACGAAGACCGCCTCGGACGCCGCTTCAACCAGGCGCGGTTCGACCGCGAGCGCGCGCAGGAACAGCGGCAGGCTCGCACGCAGGCGTTCCTCATACGTCCCGTTGCCCTGCTGGGCGTTGCGCCCTTCCGCCAGCAGTCGCCGCGCTTCTTCCCAAGGGGAGGGCTCCGCAGATGCCACGACGGATGGCGCTACTGGCTCAGGCAGGCGGTTTGCGCCGATCCAGGTGGTGGCCGAAAACACGAGACCCAAGCCTCCCGCGACAAGGGCGAAGCCAGCCACGACAAGGGCGGCCCAGGCCAGGCGGCTGCGCGGCCGACTGCCAGCCTGCAGCGCTGCTTCCGAGCCGGGCGGCATTGCGGCATTGGGGCCGGCACCCGGGGTGAGCCGCGCTGACGGATCGGCGGCTGGCGCAACCGGGCGCAACCGGGTCGCCATCACATAGCCCCGCCTTGCATGGGTCTGAAGCATGCCGGCCTGGGTGGTTCCCAGCGCGCGCCGGATTTCCGAAACGCATTGCGTCAAGCTGTCGTCCGAGACGGCAACATCGCCCCAGACGGCGGTGAGCAAGGCGTCACGCGACACGATCTCGCCGGCATGTGCGAGCAGATGCGCGAGCACCGCCGTGGTCTTGGGCCGCAGCACCACCTCCCGCGCCTCGGCAGTCAGTACGCCGCGCGCGAGGTCGAGGACGAAGCCATCGAAGGCGAGGAGGGGGCGCGGCGATTCCAGTTGGTCAGTCCCCGCCAAAACAGAATCCCCGCAGCCCAAGGCGGCCGAGCAGGGGAGCTTGCGGTCATTCCGTGCCGATCTGACAACGCCTCATCGACGAGTCGGATGCCAATTCTGACGGTTCTTGCGTCTTGGTTGCCAAATCTGTCCACGCACCGCGAAATCTGTCTATGCTGCGGGTGCGCGCGGCTGACGCGGCCGAGATGGGAACAGATCGATGGCCGTGCCCGTGATCGATCCAGCGCTGCTGGCGATGTTCGATGTCGTCCGGGCAAGGCATCCGGGAGATCTGGACGGCCGGTTGCGCGTCACCGAGCGCGTCGCCAAATCGGACCGCATCTACACTTACCAACTCCAGAACCGCGCGCTGTGGCGCGCGACGTTCGATAAGCCGATTTTTACGCTCGCGACCCGTGCCGCCGGCTCGATCCTGGCAAGCTACGCCGATAGCAGCTTCGCAACGGATGTCTCGGTCGATGGCGACGACGGCGACCTGTTTTGCTTCACGACGATGCT
Coding sequences:
- a CDS encoding winged helix-turn-helix domain-containing protein, yielding MAGTDQLESPRPLLAFDGFVLDLARGVLTAEAREVVLRPKTTAVLAHLLAHAGEIVSRDALLTAVWGDVAVSDDSLTQCVSEIRRALGTTQAGMLQTHARRGYVMATRLRPVAPAADPSARLTPGAGPNAAMPPGSEAALQAGSRPRSRLAWAALVVAGFALVAGGLGLVFSATTWIGANRLPEPVAPSVVASAEPSPWEEARRLLAEGRNAQQGNGTYEERLRASLPLFLRALAVEPRLVEAASEAVFVHTNLRTTGASRDPELDLREAERLAALAMAARPEASLSLAAQAAVLRQQRRFAEAMVFYERAGADPIRVVDRANAGIMHLMLGDAEAALPPLRAALQESPLHQFSAGWRVLLGLAKLMTGQPSEAADDFLTSTALSFPTEERLFYRLVALNAAGRLAEAQALDANLRQRDLALLVRPLRALGMSDEPAYRARFETAVLAPLHRMGWAEIGR